From Microbacterium sp. LWH11-1.2, one genomic window encodes:
- a CDS encoding alpha-L-fucosidase — protein MTDASFLRTTERIPGGEWFSGAGFGIFVHWDQASQQGIEISWPLVGRSIIPGVDDVDDAVTVVGYQSTAPTFNPTEWDAADLARRVKAAGATYVVFTARHHAGYNMFFTEQSDFGVEHGPFGRDITREFVDAVRAEGLKVGIYYSLPDWNHPDYPAFRDEDLPYKLEHWPAAGLAEFADTPDATDRHRRSSPEEWSRYLEYIRAQLRELLTNYGTVDLLWFDGDWERSAAEWTAPGLRRLIKELQPDVVINDRLPGQGDYRTPEQGFPLTVPTGPWELCLTIGDHWAWRRGPDNEKSARSLLATLIDVVARGGNLLLNVGPGPDGTLPAIENERLHEFADWMAAHAESVIGVEPTQGVDFHGPSTAREERLYLHLTALPVDEVIVRGLPIRRITRVHRLADGLELQHDASFEVHESSTAGDESGELRIVAAAPSGALIDVIAIDFSDD, from the coding sequence ATGACCGACGCATCGTTCCTCCGCACGACCGAGCGAATCCCCGGCGGTGAATGGTTCAGCGGCGCGGGCTTCGGCATCTTCGTGCACTGGGACCAGGCCTCGCAGCAGGGCATCGAGATCTCCTGGCCGCTGGTCGGGCGCTCGATCATCCCCGGCGTGGACGACGTCGACGACGCGGTCACCGTCGTCGGCTATCAGTCCACTGCCCCGACGTTCAACCCGACCGAATGGGATGCTGCCGACCTCGCCCGCCGCGTCAAGGCGGCCGGCGCGACCTATGTCGTCTTCACCGCGCGCCACCACGCCGGTTACAACATGTTCTTCACGGAGCAGTCCGACTTCGGCGTCGAGCACGGCCCGTTCGGGCGCGACATCACCCGCGAGTTCGTCGACGCCGTGCGCGCCGAGGGACTGAAGGTCGGTATCTACTACAGCCTCCCCGACTGGAACCACCCCGACTATCCCGCTTTCCGCGACGAGGACCTGCCCTACAAGCTCGAGCACTGGCCCGCTGCCGGGCTCGCCGAGTTCGCGGACACCCCCGACGCCACCGACCGGCACCGCCGCTCGAGCCCCGAGGAATGGTCGCGCTACCTCGAGTACATCCGCGCCCAGCTGCGCGAACTGCTCACGAACTACGGCACGGTCGACCTGCTCTGGTTCGACGGCGACTGGGAGCGCTCGGCCGCCGAATGGACCGCACCTGGACTGCGCCGCCTCATCAAGGAACTGCAGCCGGATGTCGTGATCAACGACCGCCTCCCCGGCCAGGGCGACTATCGCACCCCGGAGCAGGGCTTCCCGCTCACCGTCCCGACCGGTCCGTGGGAGCTGTGCCTCACGATCGGCGACCACTGGGCGTGGCGCCGGGGCCCCGACAACGAGAAGTCCGCGCGGTCCCTGCTCGCGACCCTGATCGACGTGGTCGCCCGCGGTGGCAACCTGCTGCTCAACGTGGGCCCCGGTCCGGACGGCACGCTGCCGGCGATCGAGAACGAGCGCCTGCACGAGTTCGCCGACTGGATGGCGGCGCACGCCGAATCGGTGATCGGCGTCGAGCCCACGCAGGGCGTCGACTTCCACGGCCCCAGCACCGCCCGAGAGGAACGCCTGTACCTGCACCTCACCGCGCTCCCGGTCGACGAGGTCATCGTGCGCGGCCTGCCGATACGGCGGATCACCCGCGTGCACCGCCTCGCCGACGGCCTCGAACTGCAGCATGACGCCAGCTTCGAGGTGCACGAGTCCTCCACAGCGGGCGACGAGTCCGGCGAGCTGCGCATCGTCGCCGCGGCTCCCAGCGGCGCTCTGATCGACGTGATCGCCATCGACTTCTCCGACGACTGA
- a CDS encoding alpha/beta hydrolase: MTTSEHHRTRPSVRIARRFFGVLIVAIGCLVAVVAGAFAILLVAAELPSAVLFLGAGLVVAFVVALLIGRAGSAVAGRGWRPALIVSVAWSAALALLFGLTFLQPFPVQPSAPVPAGVAFWELPDGSRLAYTTSPATGPTKPVPVVFLHGGPGTPSEGLPYGTAELNAAGYDVYSYDQIGAGRSTRLSDVTGYTVERNVADLEAVRELIGAERLIVIGQSWGGSLAAQYLAAHPDRVEKVVFTSPGEIWPAAHPDTDVDPWGELTGADRERYDELTSDPRFLLQSVLLENNPQAAHSLIGDAEADSRLHEIAVTGRHLASCPGGPPADGEVHQNPQGFYTNQMTNADFETVPDPRPALQNLDTPALVLRAECDYVPWVDTRDYRDALPASALIYLPGAGHGITDQAGPAYLEAILGFLAGDQLRGYDGEEDPSR; encoded by the coding sequence GTGACCACCTCTGAACACCACCGCACACGCCCCTCCGTCCGCATCGCCCGAAGATTCTTCGGCGTCCTGATCGTCGCGATCGGGTGCCTGGTCGCGGTGGTCGCCGGCGCGTTCGCGATCCTGCTCGTGGCCGCCGAGCTCCCGTCCGCCGTGCTCTTCCTCGGGGCCGGGCTCGTGGTCGCCTTCGTCGTCGCCCTGCTGATCGGTCGCGCAGGATCAGCCGTCGCAGGGCGCGGGTGGCGGCCGGCTCTGATCGTGAGCGTCGCATGGTCGGCCGCTCTGGCGCTTCTCTTCGGCCTCACCTTCCTGCAGCCGTTCCCCGTGCAGCCGTCGGCGCCGGTTCCCGCAGGCGTCGCGTTCTGGGAACTGCCCGACGGCAGTCGACTGGCGTACACCACGAGCCCCGCGACCGGTCCGACGAAGCCGGTGCCGGTCGTCTTCCTGCACGGCGGCCCCGGCACCCCCAGCGAGGGCCTGCCCTACGGCACCGCCGAACTGAACGCGGCGGGCTACGACGTGTACAGCTACGACCAGATCGGCGCGGGTCGCTCCACCAGGCTGAGCGACGTCACCGGCTACACGGTCGAACGCAACGTCGCCGATCTCGAAGCGGTGCGAGAGCTGATCGGCGCCGAACGGCTGATCGTGATCGGGCAGTCCTGGGGCGGATCCCTGGCAGCGCAGTACCTGGCCGCGCATCCGGATCGGGTGGAGAAGGTCGTCTTCACCTCGCCGGGCGAGATCTGGCCGGCTGCGCACCCCGACACGGATGTGGATCCGTGGGGCGAGCTCACCGGGGCCGACCGCGAGCGGTACGACGAGCTCACCTCGGATCCGCGATTCCTGCTGCAGTCGGTCCTGCTGGAGAACAACCCTCAGGCCGCGCATTCCCTGATCGGCGATGCCGAAGCGGATTCCCGGTTGCATGAGATCGCGGTCACCGGCCGCCACCTGGCGAGCTGCCCCGGAGGGCCGCCCGCCGACGGCGAGGTCCACCAGAACCCGCAGGGCTTCTATACGAACCAGATGACCAACGCGGACTTCGAGACGGTGCCCGATCCGCGCCCGGCTCTGCAGAACCTGGACACCCCCGCCCTGGTCCTCCGGGCGGAATGCGACTACGTGCCGTGGGTCGATACCCGGGACTACCGGGATGCCCTGCCGGCCTCGGCGCTGATCTACCTGCCCGGCGCCGGGCACGGCATCACCGATCAGGCCGGCCCTGCATACCTGGAGGCGATCCTGGGGTTCCTCGCGGGCGACCAGCTCCGCGGCTATGACGGAGAGGAGGACCCGTCACGCTGA
- a CDS encoding DUF2165 domain-containing protein produces MTDARTGVEPRWHVLGSLPFAAAALVLVNGLYIFLVALGNITDYGTNFDFVQHVLAMDTTNFGQDAGKGLDPDVMWRAITDPVVWNIAYIGVIVWESASAIVLITAVVFFVRGFFGHGFHAARVWSSVGLVMIILLFVGGFISIGGEWFQMWRSTAWNGLDPAFRNAVIAAIGLVLIHLPSPRWETGAAA; encoded by the coding sequence ATGACCGACGCTCGCACCGGGGTCGAACCCCGCTGGCACGTTCTCGGCTCGCTTCCGTTCGCGGCCGCCGCACTCGTTCTCGTGAACGGGCTCTACATCTTCCTCGTCGCCCTGGGCAACATCACCGACTACGGCACGAACTTCGATTTCGTGCAGCACGTCCTGGCCATGGACACCACGAACTTCGGGCAGGATGCCGGCAAGGGCCTCGATCCCGATGTGATGTGGCGGGCCATCACCGACCCGGTGGTGTGGAACATCGCGTACATCGGCGTCATCGTCTGGGAGTCGGCCAGTGCCATCGTCCTGATCACCGCGGTCGTGTTCTTCGTCCGCGGATTCTTCGGCCACGGGTTCCATGCCGCGCGGGTGTGGTCGTCCGTCGGACTGGTCATGATCATCCTGCTGTTCGTCGGCGGCTTCATCTCGATCGGCGGAGAGTGGTTCCAGATGTGGCGCTCGACCGCCTGGAACGGTCTCGACCCCGCCTTCCGGAACGCCGTGATCGCGGCCATCGGGCTGGTGCTGATCCATCTGCCGTCACCGCGGTGGGAGACCGGTGCTGCCGCTTGA
- a CDS encoding response regulator transcription factor — MITVLIVDDHQLARAGLRALIDSEHDLRVVGEAGDGPSAVTKSRELRPDVVLMDIRMPGGDGLSATRAITADPELVHTKIVVLTSYDSDDSVSTALKHGASGYLLKDFEAPALVQAIRTVVAGDALLAPAIARRIAETWSPADTRPDPATEPRLADLTERERDVLLLVAQGRNNAEIATELHISHGTVKTHVSRALTKLGARDRAQLVIIAYETGMVGAASPCRPRSA; from the coding sequence ATGATCACGGTGCTGATCGTCGACGACCATCAGCTGGCCAGAGCGGGCCTGCGGGCGCTGATCGATTCCGAGCACGATCTGCGCGTCGTCGGCGAGGCGGGAGACGGTCCGAGCGCCGTGACGAAGAGCCGTGAGCTGCGACCCGACGTTGTGCTCATGGACATCAGGATGCCCGGCGGAGACGGTCTCTCGGCCACGCGCGCCATCACCGCCGACCCGGAGCTGGTGCACACCAAGATCGTTGTGCTGACGAGCTACGACTCCGACGACTCGGTATCGACCGCTCTCAAGCACGGCGCGAGCGGCTACCTGCTGAAGGACTTCGAGGCCCCGGCGCTCGTGCAGGCCATCCGCACCGTGGTCGCCGGCGACGCGCTGCTGGCCCCGGCGATCGCTCGCCGGATCGCCGAGACATGGTCGCCCGCTGACACCCGACCCGATCCGGCGACGGAACCCCGGTTGGCGGATCTGACAGAACGCGAGCGCGACGTGCTGCTGCTCGTCGCGCAGGGCCGGAACAATGCCGAGATCGCCACCGAGCTCCACATCAGCCACGGCACGGTCAAGACTCATGTCAGTCGAGCCCTGACCAAGCTGGGCGCCCGAGATCGAGCGCAGCTGGTGATCATCGCCTACGAGACCGGGATGGTGGGGGCCGCCTCCCCCTGTCGTCCGCGATCAGCGTGA
- a CDS encoding alpha-L-fucosidase — translation MAMFKPDAVRPEAYRGFERPLPEWFRGAALGIFVHWGPYSVPAWAEPTGELGAVPREQWYSHNPYAEWYANTIRIEGSPAHEHQQTVHGGAPYDHFLDEWKAEEFDPDEVLAVVAATGAGYFIPTTKHHDGVTLWDAPGTEGRNTVARGPRRDLVGAFAAATRAAGLRFGVYYSGGLDWHFSDLPPIEHDDDPAPDDLAYAEYAHDHVIDLIERYSPDVLWGDIRWPAAGIEPGPKSLAHAFRTFYDAVPHGVVNDRWGESHWDFRTSEYVHGTAVEVGEAWENCRGIGLSFGHNRNETSGHMLSADDAVRLLVDVVSRGGNLLLNIGLEASGRIPDLQRRTLEGIGEWNSRHGHAVFGAHPEERLRPSDAPWLRWTRSGEEIHAVTDQRGRIRLPDPDGVVDEATARIGESPVSAMRVDGAILVETEDAATPIAISFRPRV, via the coding sequence ATGGCGATGTTCAAACCGGATGCTGTGAGGCCAGAGGCGTACCGCGGGTTCGAGCGTCCGCTGCCGGAGTGGTTCCGCGGTGCGGCGCTCGGGATCTTCGTGCATTGGGGGCCGTACTCCGTTCCTGCGTGGGCGGAGCCGACGGGGGAGCTCGGAGCGGTGCCTCGGGAGCAGTGGTACTCGCACAATCCCTACGCGGAGTGGTACGCGAACACGATCCGCATCGAGGGTTCGCCGGCGCACGAGCATCAGCAGACCGTGCACGGCGGTGCGCCGTACGACCACTTCCTCGACGAATGGAAGGCCGAGGAGTTCGACCCCGACGAGGTGCTGGCCGTGGTCGCGGCGACGGGCGCCGGGTACTTCATCCCGACCACGAAGCACCACGACGGCGTGACGCTCTGGGATGCGCCGGGGACCGAGGGCCGCAACACGGTCGCTCGCGGCCCGCGGCGGGACCTTGTCGGCGCCTTCGCCGCGGCGACGCGCGCCGCGGGCCTCCGCTTCGGGGTCTACTACTCCGGCGGGCTCGACTGGCACTTCTCCGATCTGCCGCCCATCGAGCACGATGACGATCCGGCCCCGGACGATCTCGCCTACGCCGAGTACGCGCATGATCACGTGATCGACCTGATCGAGCGGTACAGCCCCGATGTCCTGTGGGGCGACATCCGCTGGCCGGCGGCGGGGATCGAGCCGGGGCCGAAGAGCCTCGCCCACGCCTTCCGCACGTTCTACGACGCGGTGCCCCACGGCGTCGTCAACGACCGATGGGGGGAATCGCACTGGGACTTCCGCACGAGCGAGTACGTGCACGGCACGGCCGTCGAGGTCGGCGAGGCCTGGGAGAACTGCCGCGGCATCGGACTGTCCTTCGGGCATAACCGCAACGAGACGAGTGGGCACATGCTCTCGGCCGACGACGCCGTGCGGCTGCTGGTCGACGTCGTCTCGCGCGGCGGCAACCTCCTGCTCAACATCGGACTCGAAGCATCCGGTCGCATACCCGACCTGCAGCGGCGGACGCTCGAGGGGATCGGGGAGTGGAACAGCCGGCACGGCCATGCCGTTTTCGGTGCGCACCCCGAAGAGCGTCTGCGGCCGTCGGATGCTCCGTGGCTGCGATGGACCCGCTCCGGAGAGGAGATCCACGCGGTGACCGATCAGCGGGGCCGCATCCGGCTGCCGGACCCGGACGGCGTAGTCGACGAGGCGACGGCCCGGATCGGCGAGTCGCCGGTGAGCGCGATGCGGGTCGACGGTGCCATCCTGGTCGAGACGGAGGATGCAGCGACGCCGATCGCGATCTCCTTCCGGCCGCGGGTTTGA
- a CDS encoding serine hydrolase domain-containing protein — MTKPLLSVLEDHVSRGTAPGIVVLRGSADGPDEVFTAGDLPADAIVRIQSMTKPVLAVAALRLVQDGRLALDDPIERWLPEFADRQVLRAPDSPLDDVEPAESPIMVRDLLTNMSGYGMMTAPCPLQDAMIANRTQAGQEPVALGAQEWLDALADLPLAFQPGTGWRYHHSFGILGILLSRAVEGSLEDHLRSDLFAPLGMVDTGYTVPIEQAHRLPAAYRHDESGELVEIEPAAGGFSVAPASFDLSHSELVSTASDYAAFARMLAAGGVHGREVFLEPQLLELLRTDQVPDAAKAEDSFFPGFWNATGWGFGVAVVTEGDHAGRYGWSGGQGTDFSIDPDGSFQIVLTQVEMGEAVMELFADTL; from the coding sequence ATGACGAAGCCTCTGCTCTCTGTTCTCGAAGACCATGTCTCGCGCGGTACGGCCCCGGGGATCGTCGTCCTTCGCGGCAGCGCCGACGGACCGGACGAGGTCTTCACGGCGGGTGATCTGCCGGCCGATGCGATCGTGCGCATCCAGTCGATGACGAAGCCGGTCCTGGCGGTCGCCGCACTGCGCCTCGTGCAGGACGGGCGTCTCGCTCTCGACGACCCGATCGAGCGATGGCTCCCGGAGTTCGCGGATCGTCAAGTGCTGCGCGCGCCCGATTCGCCACTCGATGATGTCGAGCCGGCGGAGTCGCCGATCATGGTGCGGGATCTGCTGACCAACATGTCGGGGTACGGCATGATGACGGCGCCGTGCCCGTTGCAGGATGCGATGATCGCCAACCGGACACAGGCCGGTCAGGAACCCGTCGCCCTCGGTGCGCAGGAATGGTTGGACGCCCTCGCCGACCTGCCGCTCGCCTTCCAGCCGGGGACCGGATGGCGGTACCACCACTCCTTCGGGATCCTCGGCATCCTGCTCTCCCGCGCAGTCGAGGGATCGCTCGAGGATCACCTGCGGTCGGATCTGTTCGCGCCGCTCGGCATGGTCGACACCGGGTACACCGTGCCGATCGAGCAGGCGCATCGGCTGCCTGCCGCGTATCGCCACGACGAGAGCGGCGAGCTGGTGGAGATCGAACCCGCGGCCGGCGGGTTCTCCGTCGCCCCGGCCTCGTTCGACCTGAGCCATTCGGAGCTCGTGTCCACGGCATCCGACTACGCGGCTTTCGCGCGGATGCTCGCCGCCGGCGGTGTCCACGGCCGTGAGGTGTTCCTCGAGCCGCAGCTGCTCGAGCTGCTGCGCACGGATCAGGTGCCCGACGCGGCGAAGGCGGAGGACAGCTTCTTCCCCGGGTTCTGGAACGCGACCGGCTGGGGCTTCGGCGTCGCCGTCGTCACGGAGGGCGATCACGCCGGACGCTACGGCTGGTCCGGTGGCCAGGGCACCGACTTCTCCATCGACCCCGACGGGTCCTTCCAGATCGTGCTCACACAGGTCGAGATGGGCGAAGCCGTCATGGAGCTGTTCGCAGACACCCTCTGA
- a CDS encoding sugar ABC transporter permease, producing the protein MSDRSEAPASSTMPAGAGVPIGAPAPAGPRLPRRRGHGWVALAFLAPGMIGFVLFILTPLFGSAFISLFDWKLFGTPEFIGVENYLKLFRDPTFYTVLGNTVIFAVVYTALNLFVALVISLWLGTRMKAAGAWRVVFFLPVITPMVANALVWRLLLSQDGLVNSMLATVGIDGPNWLSDSAWALPSVIAMSVWQSFGYNVIVLSAGLSAIPKELLEASRIDGTSAWQRLRYIILPLLSPSLFFCSTMTMIGAFQVFVQPLFLTQGGPGESTNTFVLYLYRNGFVFDRLGYASALAWILFVVVMLITALQFVGQRKWVNYE; encoded by the coding sequence ATGAGCGATCGGAGTGAGGCCCCGGCATCCTCCACGATGCCCGCCGGGGCGGGGGTGCCGATCGGCGCCCCCGCCCCGGCGGGGCCTCGGCTGCCGCGCCGACGCGGTCACGGATGGGTGGCGCTGGCGTTCCTCGCCCCCGGGATGATCGGGTTCGTCCTGTTCATCCTGACCCCGCTTTTCGGGTCGGCCTTCATCAGCCTCTTCGACTGGAAGCTGTTCGGCACCCCCGAGTTCATCGGCGTCGAGAACTACCTGAAACTGTTCCGCGATCCGACCTTCTACACGGTGCTCGGCAACACGGTGATCTTCGCCGTCGTCTACACGGCGCTGAATCTCTTCGTCGCTCTCGTGATCTCGCTGTGGCTCGGCACCCGGATGAAGGCGGCCGGCGCCTGGCGCGTGGTCTTCTTCCTCCCGGTCATCACCCCGATGGTCGCGAACGCTCTCGTCTGGCGTCTGCTGCTCTCGCAGGACGGCCTGGTCAATTCGATGCTCGCCACGGTCGGCATCGACGGTCCGAACTGGCTGTCCGATTCCGCCTGGGCGCTGCCCTCCGTGATCGCGATGTCGGTCTGGCAGTCGTTCGGCTACAACGTGATCGTGCTGTCGGCCGGTCTCAGCGCCATCCCGAAGGAGCTGCTGGAGGCGTCTCGCATCGACGGCACCAGCGCCTGGCAGCGTCTGCGGTACATCATCCTGCCGCTGCTCTCGCCGTCGCTGTTCTTCTGCTCGACGATGACCATGATCGGCGCCTTCCAGGTTTTCGTCCAGCCACTGTTCCTCACGCAGGGCGGTCCGGGCGAGAGCACCAACACGTTCGTGCTGTACCTGTACCGCAACGGATTCGTCTTCGATCGGCTCGGCTATGCATCCGCCCTCGCGTGGATCCTGTTCGTCGTGGTGATGCTCATCACGGCCCTGCAGTTCGTCGGCCAGCGCAAGTGGGTGAACTATGAGTGA
- a CDS encoding histidine kinase, protein MPRIDVCLAAAVWLAGVCTVIGQAQSGDEWVIVTAFAAACSAPLLWRSVAPLRVVAVIGAVGLIGQLLPTSSLLDGPFLLAFALAIGTAGSSADGRRPVLVVTAAILPSLIVGAWQAEDVGGSVLTVGWLALAFTIGRAIGLRRSYLAVRAANLRLERAREIERELAAERLAIARDLHDVIAQSVETVSMQATIGAHLFDSDPGAARDALLRIRSASTSTSRSIREMLGVMRASDQASDRLAGLEDLADLVSTARSETCAASFAISGEPRVVDSSIGAALYRVVQEALTNVRRHARASLVTVELAWQPAEIALTVADDGVGASDDLAEGYGLRGMRERLALIGGRLEIDTAAQRGFRVRASVPTEAVP, encoded by the coding sequence ATGCCCCGCATCGATGTCTGCCTCGCAGCGGCGGTGTGGCTGGCGGGCGTCTGCACCGTGATCGGGCAGGCGCAGTCCGGGGACGAGTGGGTGATTGTCACGGCTTTCGCGGCCGCGTGCAGCGCCCCGCTGCTGTGGCGCAGCGTCGCTCCGCTTCGGGTCGTCGCGGTGATCGGCGCCGTGGGACTCATCGGCCAGCTGCTCCCGACCTCATCGCTGCTCGACGGACCTTTCCTCCTCGCCTTCGCGCTCGCGATCGGCACGGCGGGTTCCTCTGCCGACGGCCGGCGCCCCGTGCTCGTGGTCACCGCAGCGATCCTGCCTTCACTCATCGTCGGAGCGTGGCAGGCGGAGGACGTGGGCGGGTCCGTGCTCACCGTCGGCTGGCTGGCGCTCGCCTTCACGATCGGTCGTGCGATCGGGCTGCGCCGCTCGTACCTGGCGGTTCGCGCGGCGAACCTGCGGCTCGAGCGCGCGCGGGAGATCGAACGCGAACTCGCGGCCGAACGACTGGCGATCGCACGCGATCTTCACGACGTGATCGCGCAGTCGGTCGAGACGGTCTCGATGCAGGCGACCATCGGTGCGCACCTCTTCGACAGCGACCCGGGCGCGGCGCGCGACGCGCTGCTGAGGATCCGGAGCGCCAGCACGAGCACCTCGCGCAGCATCCGCGAGATGCTCGGAGTCATGCGTGCGTCCGATCAGGCGAGCGACCGCCTGGCGGGCCTCGAGGACCTCGCGGATCTCGTCTCGACAGCCCGGAGCGAGACGTGCGCGGCCTCGTTCGCGATCAGCGGCGAGCCCCGCGTCGTCGATTCGTCGATCGGCGCGGCGCTGTACCGGGTCGTTCAGGAGGCCCTGACGAACGTGCGTCGGCACGCGCGGGCCTCCCTCGTCACCGTCGAGCTCGCGTGGCAGCCGGCCGAGATCGCGTTGACGGTCGCAGATGACGGCGTCGGCGCATCCGATGACCTCGCAGAGGGCTACGGTCTACGCGGCATGCGCGAGCGGCTGGCCCTGATCGGCGGCCGACTCGAGATCGACACCGCGGCTCAGCGCGGCTTCCGCGTGCGCGCGAGCGTCCCGACCGAGGCGGTTCCATGA
- a CDS encoding sugar ABC transporter substrate-binding protein, translating to MNAVSKRRAKRLILTGVAGLTAITLAGCASSSGGGGEAGGALVLYTWAASEGDQAQWADFISGAQAEDPDLDISVEGPSFADYWTKVKTRLSGSNPPCLLTTQAARAQELGDLLMPLDDLIEKSSFDVDNIDASMLSGMTVDGTIRAIPYDAEPIVLFYNVEAFQAAGLDLPGTEYTRDQFISDAKALTDGEKKGLALAPGVFIPNAWSLADGVPAVTEDGELDLTNPDFVDQMQSFFDLVAVEGVAKAPEAADGSEVSQQAFTSGAVPMLIEGPWMYGSFADAADFTLGVSIVPSTSGEAAAMTAGSGFGIAANCERPDEAFAAIEALTSLAVQEKQAGARGIVPARIEALPAWAEGKTEGSSAVVEALLSNATPQRTTTTWNQVETLMTQYGVQGYRGELTAEEIMETIQNSVQG from the coding sequence ATGAATGCAGTCTCGAAGCGGCGCGCGAAGCGCCTCATCCTCACCGGCGTCGCCGGTCTCACGGCCATCACTCTCGCGGGCTGCGCGAGCAGCAGCGGCGGTGGCGGCGAAGCCGGGGGAGCCCTCGTGCTCTACACCTGGGCCGCGAGCGAAGGAGACCAGGCCCAGTGGGCCGACTTCATCTCCGGCGCGCAGGCGGAGGACCCCGACCTCGACATCTCCGTCGAAGGGCCGAGCTTCGCCGACTACTGGACCAAGGTCAAGACACGCCTCTCCGGCTCCAATCCGCCCTGCCTGCTCACGACACAGGCGGCGCGGGCCCAGGAGCTCGGCGACCTGCTCATGCCTCTCGACGACCTGATCGAGAAGAGCAGCTTCGACGTGGACAACATCGACGCCTCGATGCTCAGCGGCATGACCGTCGACGGCACGATCCGCGCGATCCCCTACGACGCCGAGCCGATCGTGCTCTTCTACAACGTCGAGGCGTTCCAGGCCGCCGGCCTCGACCTGCCCGGTACCGAGTACACCCGCGACCAGTTCATCTCCGACGCGAAGGCCCTCACCGACGGCGAGAAGAAGGGCCTCGCGCTCGCGCCGGGCGTCTTCATCCCGAACGCCTGGTCGCTGGCCGACGGCGTGCCCGCCGTGACCGAAGACGGCGAGCTCGACCTCACCAACCCCGACTTCGTCGACCAGATGCAGAGCTTCTTCGACCTGGTCGCGGTCGAGGGCGTCGCGAAGGCGCCCGAGGCGGCCGACGGCTCCGAGGTGTCACAGCAGGCGTTCACCAGCGGCGCGGTGCCGATGCTCATCGAGGGTCCGTGGATGTACGGCAGCTTCGCGGATGCCGCGGACTTCACCCTCGGCGTCAGCATCGTCCCCTCCACCAGCGGCGAAGCGGCGGCGATGACGGCAGGATCCGGATTCGGCATCGCCGCGAACTGCGAGCGCCCCGACGAGGCGTTCGCCGCGATCGAAGCCCTCACCTCGCTCGCCGTGCAGGAAAAGCAGGCCGGGGCCCGGGGCATCGTCCCGGCTCGCATCGAGGCGCTCCCGGCCTGGGCCGAGGGCAAGACGGAAGGCTCCTCCGCGGTCGTCGAGGCCCTGCTCTCGAACGCGACCCCGCAGCGCACCACCACGACCTGGAACCAGGTCGAGACCCTGATGACCCAGTACGGCGTGCAGGGGTACCGCGGTGAGCTGACGGCCGAGGAGATCATGGAGACGATCCAGAACTCGGTCCAGGGCTGA